From the genome of Sphingobacterium kitahiroshimense, one region includes:
- a CDS encoding DUF6624 domain-containing protein, whose product MDKKIILLLASYILGFSNSYAQVTSFNIDSTKFKKEVALELDSIFFKDQEYRKQYIQLTRNGADKNELAIASNNIRIADSLNLITVTKILDHDGWMGPQDIGMFASQGLFLVIQHANLTIQEKYLPIVEEAEKNGKTFSSNLAILKDRIAVRKGQEQPYGSQGFTDKKTKKNFIYPIMDINNLDKRRAAMGLPPMVEYVPGWNIEKYNTDLPEIKEAIKIMKQ is encoded by the coding sequence ATGGACAAAAAAATAATATTACTTTTAGCAAGTTACATTTTAGGGTTTTCAAATTCATATGCACAGGTGACTTCATTTAACATTGACAGCACCAAATTCAAAAAAGAGGTAGCATTGGAATTGGATTCGATCTTCTTTAAAGATCAAGAATATCGAAAACAGTATATACAACTTACTAGAAATGGTGCCGATAAAAATGAATTAGCCATTGCATCCAATAATATTCGAATTGCAGATTCGCTCAATCTGATAACAGTTACAAAAATACTTGACCATGATGGCTGGATGGGACCACAGGACATCGGTATGTTTGCCAGTCAAGGTCTATTTTTAGTTATTCAGCACGCAAATTTAACTATTCAGGAAAAGTATCTACCAATAGTCGAGGAGGCTGAAAAGAACGGTAAAACCTTTTCTAGTAATTTGGCCATCTTAAAAGATAGAATTGCCGTCCGAAAAGGCCAAGAACAGCCGTACGGAAGTCAAGGATTCACCGACAAAAAGACTAAGAAAAATTTTATTTATCCAATTATGGACATTAATAATCTTGACAAAAGAAGAGCAGCTATGGGACTTCCACCCATGGTAGAATATGTACCTGGATGGAATATAGAAAAGTACAATACGGATTTACCTGAGATAAAAGAAGCTATAAAAATAATGAAACAGTAA
- a CDS encoding RbsD/FucU domain-containing protein: MIRRLRTIIVLLLILSLVACQPASVQQKGSVNNKDWQQRLEEKLPLLGHRNWILIVDKAYPAPNNSDIVMINTGAEMMDVLREMDSIFQMQAHIKPIIYQDAELDYLDEGLVKGVDKYKKEVKALWSKYTVQDIPHEAIFKKIDEASKLFKVVVLKTESLQPYTSVFIELDCGYWDAKREDSLRSRIR, encoded by the coding sequence ATGATAAGAAGATTGAGAACTATAATAGTATTGCTGCTGATACTTTCTTTAGTCGCTTGTCAACCCGCCAGTGTTCAGCAAAAGGGAAGCGTAAACAATAAGGATTGGCAACAAAGGTTAGAAGAGAAGCTGCCTTTGTTGGGACATCGGAACTGGATTTTGATTGTTGATAAGGCCTACCCAGCACCTAATAATTCGGATATTGTGATGATCAATACGGGAGCAGAAATGATGGATGTGCTGCGCGAAATGGACAGTATATTTCAGATGCAGGCTCATATCAAACCGATTATCTATCAGGATGCAGAACTCGATTATCTGGATGAGGGTTTAGTAAAAGGTGTAGATAAGTATAAAAAGGAGGTTAAAGCCCTCTGGAGTAAATATACTGTTCAGGATATTCCACACGAAGCGATATTCAAAAAAATAGATGAGGCATCAAAACTGTTTAAAGTGGTTGTTCTTAAGACGGAATCATTACAACCTTACACCTCGGTATTTATAGAGCTTGACTGTGGCTACTGGGATGCTAAACGGGAGGACTCACTAAGGTCACGTATTCGTTAA